ACCTACTTCATTAGCTGAAATTGAACATCACTTGTTCACTACTGGCATGGCAGGTAGTTATAAGATATGGGTACTTCATGGGGAAGAAGATAATCCTACACAAAACCAATCAGCATCTAGCCATGACTATGTCTTTAATGATGGTACAACCCATTCTGGAAATAATACAGGTGTACTTGATATGTTACATGATGCTGATAATGCTGGGCCTTTTGATAGTCAAGCAGATACAGGTAGGCACGGAGAAACTAATGATGATTCGGGTGAAGCTGATAGTACAAATAATTTGGGTGAATCTAGTACAAAGTTTGAGGAGCTATTAGGCAAAGCTAAGCAAGAACTATACCCTGGTTGTACAGATTACTCGTCATTAACTTTCCTTGTAGAGTTAATGCATCTCAAAGTGCTCAACTGTTGGAGCAACAAAAGTTTTGAGATGCAGCTTGAGTTGCTTAAGAAATCTTTTCCAAAAGATAATACAATTCCGAGTTCATACTATGAAGCTAAAAATATATTGCGTGATCTTGGATTGGGATATGAATCGATTGATGCATGTAAAAATGACTGTGCTTTATATTGGAAGGAACATAAGGATAGGGATGATTGTCCAGTATGCCACGAGCCTAGGTACAAATTCAATGACGGAAAGGGTAAGAAGATCCCACACAAGGTACTGCGCTATTTTCCTTTAAAACCAAGACTGCAGAGATTATTTGCTTCAAGGCATACAGCTGATGATATGAGATGGCACAAAGAACATGTTGCTCCTGAAGGGGTTTTAAGGCATCCTGCTGATGCTGAAgcatggaagcattttgatttgcGATATCCACAATTTGCAGAAGATCCTCGCAATGTAAGGTTAGGTCTTGCTACTGATGGGTTTAATCCCTTTGGAAATATGAATAATGCGTACAGCATGTGGCCAGTTATAGTGATGCCCTACAATTTACCCCCTTGGAAGTGTATGAAACAACTTTTTTTCATGATGGCGTTACTTATTCCTGGCAAGAAAGCACCTGGTAACGATATCGATGTGTATCTACGACCCTTAATAGATGAGCTAAAAGAGTTGTGGGAAAAGGAGTGGAAACATATGATGCCTCCACAAAAAAAACTTTTCGTATGCACGCAGCTGTATTGTGGACCATAAATGACTTCCCAGCATATGGTAATTTATCAGGATGGAGTACAAAAGGTTACTTAGCATGTCCAGTATGTAATGATGACCCACCGTCTCGTGCATTGAGGAGTAAGATAGGTTATCTGCATCATCGTAGGTTCTTGCCTCCCCAACATCCATGGAGGAGAAACAAACTTCATGATGGACATGATGAGCTTCACAGTCCACCGAAAGAGTTGACAGGCATTCAACTTTTACAGCAAATTGAAAAACTGGGAGATAAAAGTTGTTTCGGAAAGCATCCAGATAAGAGAAGCAAGCAAAGAAGTCGTACCAAGAAAGAGCTGAGTTGGACAAAAAAGAGTATTTTCTATGAGCTTCCATACTGGTCACATCTTAAAATCAGgcataaaattgatgttatgcaTGTTGAGAAAAATATATGCGATAATATCGTGGGAACCTtgttaaatcaggaattgaagACCAAAGATACGTTTAAAGCTCGCTTGGATCTGGAAGACATGAATATTAGACCAGAATTGCACCTAAAGCGTAAAGGAGAAAAATTTATAAAGCCTCCAGCTTCCTATGCTTTAACAACGGAGCAAAGGAAAGAGTTTTGTAGGTTTCTGAAATCAGTGAAGTTCCCAGATGGATACGCATCTAACATAGCGAGGAGTGCTAATGTGGATGATGGGAAGGTATCAGGTTTGAAAAGCCATGACTGTCACGTGTTGTTACAAAAAATTCTCCCGGTTGGAATTCGTTCGTTTCTGCCCACGGATGTATGCACTTCCTTAATTGAGTTGAGTAGTTTCTTTCATGATTTATGTGCGAAGAAACTGAATGTGAGTCACttggaagaaatggaaaaaggtatAGTTTTGATTCTTTGTAAGTTGGAAAGAATATTTCCACCGGCATTTTTTGATGTCATGGTTCATTTGGCTATTCACTTACCCCGAGAAGCTAAACTTGTTGGTCCAGTTGGTTATAGTTGGATGTATCCTATCGAAAGGTGCTCTTAACTCTCATTACGTGTTTATTTCATATGCTTGTGTTTTTCTTCTAGTGCAAGTACCTTTTTGTTGTTCATAGAAAAATAACATAGTTTTAAGAGTTGTTGTTTATATAGGTACCTTGGAACACTTAAGCGTTACGTGAAGAATAAAGCACGACCAGAGGGTTCAATAGCGGAAGCATACATTATTAATGAAGCTTTGACATTTTGCTCATTGTATTTACGTGGGATTGAAACTAAATTTAATC
This is a stretch of genomic DNA from Papaver somniferum cultivar HN1 chromosome 1, ASM357369v1, whole genome shotgun sequence. It encodes these proteins:
- the LOC113348969 gene encoding uncharacterized protein LOC113348969; amino-acid sequence: MTKNYLLSKNEELCTCPCKKCVNRNPPTSLAEIEHHLFTTGMAGSYKIWVLHGEEDNPTQNQSASSHDYVFNDGTTHSGNNTGVLDMLHDADNAGPFDSQADTGRHGETNDDSGEADSTNNLGESSTKFEELLGKAKQELYPGCTDYSSLTFLVELMHLKVLNCWSNKSFEMQLELLKKSFPKDNTIPSSYYEAKNILRDLGLGYESIDACKNDCALYWKEHKDRDDCPVCHEPRYKFNDGKGKKIPHKVLRYFPLKPRLQRLFASRHTADDMRWHKEHVAPEGVLRHPADAEAWKHFDLRYPQFAEDPRNVRLGLATDGFNPFGNMNNAYSMWPVIVMPYNLPPWKCMKQLFFMMALLIPGKKAPGWSTKGYLACPVCNDDPPSRALRSKIGYLHHRRFLPPQHPWRRNKLHDGHDELHSPPKELTGIQLLQQIEKLGDKSCFGKHPDKRSKQRSRTKKELSWTKKSIFYELPYWSHLKIRHKIDVMHVEKNICDNIVGTLLNQELKTKDTFKARLDLEDMNIRPELHLKRKGEKFIKPPASYALTTEQRKEFCRFLKSVKFPDGYASNIARSANVDDGKVSGLKSHDCHVLLQKILPVGIRSFLPTDVCTSLIELSSFFHDLCAKKLNVSHLEEMEKGIVLILCKLERIFPPAFFDVMVHLAIHLPREAKLVGPVGYSWMYPIERYLGTLKRYVKNKARPEGSIAEAYIINEALTFCSLYLRGIETKFNRPERNDDNSDDSQRRKGKLSVFAQDVRPFASKSFLIYLCQYIEHLNVLKAESNDNLLQRHQKLFPVWFRNRIGKLYHEKFSGVSDELHSLAQGVESRAKSFSACIYNGVRFHTKQRELRRTTQNSGLVVDGEHNSKPIEFFGSLQDVIELDFLYGYRVVLFKCDWFDVTPGNTRIRKDYSLTCINTNRIWYKSDPFVLASQSQQVFYLDDYKHGANWKVVQKMHHRHIWDVPEMDINEVQPETETTIDEAYHHNKEAPLLLSAVREDDNEATVLYRDVDVELKIIDADLVLAEDVIDDDEDEEEEDETLFNYNNDVAEPEDIVPEEDDSDLEY